A region of the Penicillium psychrofluorescens genome assembly, chromosome: 6 genome:
TCGACGTTGGCGGGACTCTCATCGTTGGGGCTGGACAGCATGGAAATAACGGACAGAAGGATGGTCTCGGGGGTCTGCACAGGGGACCAGCGCTCGGCGGCAGACTCGTAGCCGTACTTGTCCTCCTCGGGCGGGtgcaggatggagatgcagacTTCGCCGTTGGGGTAGACTAGATCCGGTAGTTAGTATGCATGTCGATACCTCCGATGCTGCTTGTAGCCCAAACTTCAGGTGGGTGGCACATACTGTTCGGATGGAAGAGCGGTGTCTCAAACTTCATCTTGGGTGGCATGTGCGGGTACTCTGAAGGGAAGGACAGACGAGCACGGAAGAAACCCCCTACAGTAGGACTGTCAGTTTGGGAGTCTATGCTAAGCGGAGGGTGTCCAGAATGATCGGCAGAGGGGCTGTTCCCGCCGAACAGAGGGTTGAACAGAGGGTTCGACGAGGTGGTTGCTCTCCCAGAAGATGACCACTCACCTCCGTACAACTTGACATCGTCCGAGATCATCAGCATCACCTCCCACTCGAAGACGTTGTTATCGGCCAGCCCACAGCTGATCCCCGGAATGTCCTTATCAGATTGCATCTGTTGCAGCTGGCGGGACAGCATACGGCCGGCGGGTGAGGTCGCCATGACGGAAGgccaaggcaaagaaagCGTCTGGGTCACTACTGAGAGCAGAAAGGAACACAACAAGGTTATCGCATGGAGGACGGTTTAGTGTAGGGAAGAACGAACCGATGAAAAGAGTGAGGGGGAGGGAAAGCAGGCAAGGCGGTGAGCGGGATCAGGCCGGCCCAATGGGTTCGTTAGGGCATGGGGTGGACAATACAATTACACCAGGATATTCACGGGGAGGAGGAACGAAAGTACTGTATTGGAACAAAGAATGGATAGACTCAGATATAGCCTTCATGGCCAGTGGAAAGGGGCGATACGAAATATCATCATGGAAAAAGGTCAAATCCAACTGCattctcctctctttccatCCAGTGCCATTCACCTAACGGACCAGAAGGAACGTCGAAGGTCTACATGCTCATACCCTGGGGGTCTGAAGGGCCGCCAATAGCCAGGACACCAGGACCCATCAGCATCAGCTCACCAACCAGGATAGCCACAGCCGCAACAGCCAGCGCCATCTCGATCAAAATCGTCTTACCAATGACCTTGGCAAAACGGACGCGAGCTGGCCAGTCAAAGGTAGCCCACGCATCGGTGACACTGAGGCAGCCACTACCGCCGGTGATGGCGGGGTTCACCTTACCACCAAAGGATCGGTCAAAGGGCACGATGgactcatcctcctccgGGAGCATCGACGCAGCAACACGGATGAAGATACCACGGGCGGGGAtggagatcaagaaggcaAAAAGGGCCGGGATAAAATAGACGGCCATGGTGCTGCACACGAATTTCATCGTCACCTCGTTCTGGGGGGTCTCAAAGTCGATCAGACCAACCGCTTCGAGGGCAGCCAGcgggaggaagaagccggctGCAGTGAGGATATCCTGCAGAGCCACCGCGGGGGCAATCTTCGGCCAGGTCCGGTAGCTGGGAATTCGCTGGTAGAAGGGCTTGGGCGAGCGCTCGGAGATGACGATGTGCACCCAGGCCATCTGCCAGGTAGCCAGGAGCATGCTGAGGCAAGACTGGACGAGGAACTGACCGAGGAACGAGCCACGGGTGGGGAGCAGGCCCGAGATAAAGCCGCGAGCGAGGGAGTAGACCAGGAAGAGGCTGAGACCGCGGAACGGGGACCAGAATCCGGCTCGGGCGCGCAGATGCCGCACGGTCGTACGCAGCTTGTTGGTGATGGGCTGGAGTGGGGTGGAACCGGCCATTTCGGGCTCATTCGGGTTGATGGGCTTATTGGGGTCGTCTTCATTATTGTCGATGCGGACGTAGATGTCGGGGTTGGTATCCTCGACCGCGGCCAAGGTGGCAACCACGTTGCCAAGTGTATATTGGACCTGCCAACGACATTAGCAGAGTCGGATCAAAGGGCACAAGCACTACATACCGCCCACACGGTCAGACTGATCGCGACAACGGTCAGACCGAAGAGGCCGAACATCCATGGCGATGGCCGGGGCTGATCGTCAGACGGCTCTCTCTTCAGATGAACGGCGGCGAGCTCAGCACCTCGACGGAAGACGGTTCCAGTGATAGTCGACATGATGAATAGCGAGAAAATCAAGGATgatggaaaggaaagaagagagatggggGGCGAAAGACGACGAGTGTATTTATCTAATGCGCTGACAAGGCTGAGACAACGTAGCCGCACCGCCCGGTACGTGCCGGATACTTGGCACACGCGGATGATGCACACTGCAAACAAAGTACTTACGAAGTACCAGCTGATCAATCACGCCGTCAGTCAGTTCTCCCTTAGTTGTCAATAACAGTAGCTAATAGTTAACCATCTGGTAATAAATCATCAACGGTGAATACCTAACAAGGGCACTATGTCCATGCCAAGGCAGCCCCCAAGGCAAACAGTTCAAAACAAACAGTGGCGGCGGGGCCGGTCGCTAATGAACCCGGTCGAGTGTCTCACAGTAGTAGTGGAGTAATATGAAATTACATCGCAAGGAAACAAGGTACTGCTTCCAACTCCCAGCCCTGTACAGTATGTAGTCTATCCTTCTATACAAACCAACCGGAGCTCGAAGGACCCGACACATCTTTAGAATAACATCAGCCGAAAAGAGAACGCTGCAGAGAAACGAACAAAAAGACGGATATATACACAACAACACGAAGAAATCATCTAGTCGTCAAAAAGCTTCTTCATGAACTTGTGCGCCAGTTCGACACCGAGGCTATTTCACAAGGTCAGCAGAATTCCCAGAACACTGTTGCAGAAAACTTACAAAGTAGCTGCGTTGGCCGGCACGGCACGCGCCAGAGCTGGGCCAAAGCCGGGGAAGAAGGCCTTGAAACCTCCACTGGCATATACGGCGCTGATGGTGCCGCCGATCGTCGGCTTGCCGGGGGCACTTTGCAGACGGGACTTGATCGTGTCGACGGGGAAGACTGGAATCCACATGGCAATACCGGCCGCACCACCGGCAGTCAGGACCGCGGGCAGGGACAGTTCACCGGTCACGttgccattctcatccttggGGGTCAGCGACCGCTTGATGTACTCGTAGGCCGCGAAGTAAGCTGCGGATCCCGGACCATCACGCGCCAGCGTCATGGCGCTGCCACGGAAGACACTGCGAACTCCGCCCTCCTTGTACAGCTGACGGACCACGTCCATGCCGCCAGAATACTTGGGCTTCTGGCCCGGGGGCGGTGGGTTCTGGCCCTGGATCTGGAGGAGCACCTTGACGCGCTCGAAGGGAGCGGTAATCAAAGTCATGgggatggcggagaagaagccggcggcggagatctGCGCGATCGAGTACTGGGAGGTGTTGTTCTTCACTGGAACCTCCGACATCTTGCCGACAAGAGTCTTGCCCACGTCATAACCCTGGAGGCGGGTGGTTAAAATCACTGTGATACGGTGCGAGCTTGGTTACATACCCAAAAGCTGACGGCAACTATTCAATCAAAATCATGTTAGTTTCAGGATCATAGATTGGGCGATCCACAAGCCATTGGAGCGGTTGGCGCAAGCACTTACACATCGGAGTCACTCccaccaacggcgccgaCACACCGGCGTACAGTCCCTAAGCCAACAGTCAACAACAGTCCCAGACCTCAATTGCTTGCGAGGGATACATACCCGCGCCAGACCCTCCCGGGCGACGGTTCTCCTCACCACATCCATGGCACCCGAGTAGACGCCCTTCTCGGCAGTCTGCAGGCGCACCTTGACCAGGTCGAAGGGGTGtcccaccaccacggcgcAGAGACCACCCGCAGCACCAGCGGCAAGCGAACGGAGCTGGACAATGGTCTGGTTCACAGCTTTCGCCTCGACGGCCTTGACCTCATCCTTGAGCTTCGGCGGGGGCGAGGTGGAACTCGACATTGTGGGCGGGATTAGGGGCGAGTCGGAGGATAGGAGGGGGTGGAGGAAAAGCGAGGAcaaagagggaagagaggagagaagagcagTGAGAatggaaggaaggaagaaggaagaagagcaagctGGGGGggaaaataataatgaaCGAGGGCCGAAACCGAGACTCGGTGTGCGCGAAGCCGATGTTTCCCTTGGATATCCCCGGATGACTTGGGCCGAGGTTCGGGAGGCGGTGAAACGGGCGCCGAGTGGTGGTACAGACAGTATAGGGTGAACTCACTGCAGATATATCCAGTCCGATTAGAGGGTAGGACGAAATGAGTGTCGATGTACTAGGGAATATTGTCTGCAAGTAGCAAGCAACACGCGGTGGCGGTGATCCGGGTGAACGGGAAACTTAGGGCAACGCCGGCTGACGCTCCCCGTTTCCCCGCGGAAGAGAGGGCTTGGACGAACCAATTAATGAATGACTCCGGGGGTTCGGGTGTTTATCAAATATTCACAGGCATTGAGATACTCTCTTGATTCAACAATACCACCTGCTACACAGTACTATTCTTGCAATGTTCAATCACATGGGAATCATCATGTGGGTGGAGCATGACTTCATTAGGACTAAAAAAGGACTAACTGATCCTTGTACTACATactttcttcctctccattATTACTTCCTCCGCAATATCCCCAAGGAGCGATCTTGCTTACAACACCAGCATCGCAGCCAGACCCAGGACAGCGGCACCGCtgccgacggtggccatggGCATAGCCGCGCCAGTGGATGTCGAGCTAGAGCCCTTGTTGCCAGAGCccgagccagagccagagcctgaGCCAGAGCCTGAGCCAGAGCCTGAGCCAGAGCCTGATCCAGAGCCCGAGCCTGATCCATTGCTGCtgcccgagcccgagcccgatCCATTGCCAGTGCCCGTCTGAGACGCTCCCGTGTTGGTCTTGGTGCCGGTCTGCATGGTGGTCCAGGTAGTGGCATCGGTTCCAGTGCCCGAAGTTATGGTAGTCTAATGTCCCAGTCAGTAAAATCATCATAAAAGAAGTGCAAGGGTCTCACCATGTGCTCATTGCCGGTCTTGGTTGTAGCCTCAGTGTTGGTCATAGTGGCCGTGGGCTGGCCATTGGCGCCAGTCAACGTGGTGGTCTGGGTCATGATGCTGGTAGTCGCACTACCAGCAGTGCCAGAGCTagatccagatccagagccggagccggagccaCCTAGGAATTCATAGTCAGTTTTAAGCACATATCTTCCTACGGGGGCAACGTACCAGGGCAGTTGGATAGAGCCATTTGGACAGCCTCTTGCGGGTTGGAGCCGGGACAGGCCTGGTCGGTGCAGTCACGGACACCCCACTGGTAGTCCTGGCTCTTGCACAAGCAGGTCATGTCGCCAGACGAGCAGCCCAGCTCGGACGCCTTGGCATTCATGTTTGAGATGCACATGTTCTATATATCATGTGAGCACTGCTAGTTAACCACATCAAGATGCGCGCCACTCACAGCGCAGTCCGAGGTGCTCATATCGGCGGCAGTCACCATGCCAACAGCGGCAAACAGGGCCAGCGCAACGGGGGAGAAAGACTTCATGTTGTCGGTTGTGGGAGATTAGATCAGTATCAACACAATTCGATAGAAGCTGGCAGCGGCTGGGGGCAGAGAGCTGAAGGTAGACAAGACGGACTGGGAATAAGATGAGCCAAGCCGCTCCCAGGGGACATTCGTCGTTTATAAAGGGCCGGCAGGGAAATTAGCTGGAATCAAAACACTGCATGCATCCTCCCTTTGTCGACGGAAACACTAGCACTTTCCCCAGACCGAAAAGACTGGTCCATCAGAACCCCCGTTCTACCCAGCCACCATCGAGGATCGACCGCGCGAATTaccttgatgatgaaggagCGGCCGAGCTACTTCTCCTTGTTGTGCTCCCCAGCCAACGTGGCTAGTGAAAAATTCCACGGGTCTGTTCCTGAAGGCCACATGAAGTCATTCACCGCAAACCCTTGCGGCAGATTGGCTCTGTAAAAAGCTGAATCGAGATCTGGAATAAGGATCGATCGCCCAGTCGCGATAGTGCGCACCTTAGTTGGGCGACAGTGCCGATGTGATAGGTCCGTCTCGATCACCAGGGTCCATCCAGCTCAGTTGGGCCGGTATTATGATGATTTGAGTTTCCAGGGATTTTCCTTGGGCTGTGATCAGTGAGGAGCTCGGCCCTGCAGCGACCTCCAATTTCTACTGGAGAGATAGGCGAGTTGGCTGATTCAGGAGTACCCGAGGGTTCGTCTAGAAGAGCCCTGGGATGATACAAAATATTCATCCTTGATGATTCCAGGCATGCACACGAAACAAAGGAGTCGAGAACGGAACTCATAAACAGGTACTCGGTGGCGCTGGGTGATCGGCAGCTAATCCATCTCATAGTTCGGTGATAGATCCAAACGCCCGACGCGCTATTGATCCGGCCGGTGCAACTTCCAGTCACCGCCAGTTGTGGCTGGGCTGAATGGCAACAGCCACAGCCCACATCGGAAGACTCTTGACCGGGTACTCCGCGAtaactattattattttcGAAACACATAATTGAATTTTAAATGTCCATTCAGTTGGTTGGTTGATTGCTGACAGTCAAGGCTCACCACGTGTGGGCCAGCCATTCATTAATCAGCCACTATTTACCGTCGTGGATATCTTCAGCTTGATTGATTGTTAATCATTCCAGCCGGAAAGAATGGTGGAGATCAACCCAGGCCAGTATGTTTGCGACTGCCTAAAGACGTATGAACGGCGTATGGTCCTTCCGCTCAGTAGTAGCTTAGCGTACCACTGACGCTCCGTCACAGGCGACTTGTTTCTGCGTCATCGCCGGCGGTGCCAGCGGCCAAAAAAGTCGACCACGCGCCGAAAGGCCTGCGACGCGTGCGTCCAGGCCAAAGCAAGATGCAGCTACACGCACCCGACGTGTTCCCGATGTGTCACGAGAGGCATTCCTTGCGTCTACGCCTCCCAGCCCACGGGTGAGATTGGCACAGACAGCGGACAGCCAGCGCCTGTCGATAGTGGTCCAGATTTTATTTCACCTCGAGATAGTCTAGCCTGGGACCTACAAGGGATCGGCTGGCCCAACAACAGTCTCGACTTGCCCGTGGATCTGCCTACGCCCTCGCCTTTCTTAGCCGCGGCTCCGCCGTCAGAGGCTGGCCAAGCCGAGCAGGACTCGGTGTACGATTTCATGCATGGAGAAAACCTAGTTTCTCCACCAGCACTCTTTAATCCACCCATGTCTAGGTCAAAAACCATGGGATCGAATCTCACTCCGCCCGCAGAGTCAAACCTTCGTGGCTTAGTGCATCTAGTGTGTCAATACCCCCAATTGCTTCTTCGCAATGAATTCTGCACTCCTTTCCTCCATCAGGAACTGTATGACGAAGCCACCCCCGATGTAACAACGCTAGAAAGAACCTCTATGGCCATTTGCTGCGGAGCTGCTATGGAGACGCAGGACGGAGCGCGCTTTACCAGACGCACAATGGATGCGGAGCGACGTAGGTTGATTGATGCCTATCCATCCTACCAATGCATGCAGCAATGGGATGCTCTGCATGCCATGCTGGTATACGAAATTTTGGAACTGAAAGCATCATCACAACAAGAAACCGAAAGCTGGAAGCAGAAGCCGAACAGGAAAGGTCTGAAATCGCCCTTCCTTGCCAAAATGACGCAATATTATACCAATTGCCACCTTGAAACCCCCAGTGAAGATCTTCTAGCGTCTTCAGGCGTGTCGCCGATGCAGACTTTGGAGCAGTGGCGGGTTGCAGAAACATCCCGACGGACCATATTTTTGGCCCATGTCGTACATTTCCTGAGCAATTATGATTTCAAGAGCGGGAAACAATCCATATATTATGAGCCACTCGACGACGATATGCTCCTGAACTTGCCTTTACCTTGTAGTCATGCTCTTTGGACCGCACGGAACGAGCAGGAGTGGAAATTTACCATTGAGTTCCAGCAAAACAATATCCCTCCGATGACCGGTGTCCCATCCGCCTCACACTCTCTGGGAGCAGCGGGAATGACCCTTCAGCACCTACTGTCAAATTTCAATAAAGAATTTCTGCGGACGATTTTTACTCGCAGTTCGGGTTTTGGAGGGTCCGATGAGTTGCGAGATCTGATTGTCCTTTGCGCTCTGGAACAGTTCCCCTGACACGAACAAACTGTCAATAAAAAATACTCAATCAAATGTCTTCAATTGATCTGGAACATTTCTCATTGACACTCTGCCTCCGACATCCGATACCTGCCCATCGGAGTTGGGTGGTCGCGACCAGGAAACTCCGATCGCTATCGACTTCAACCATCTCCGATCACTGACAAACCATGAATTATCCTACCACATATAAGAGGAGGTTGTGTCTGCAACATGCACTGCCACTCGGAGGCATTCAGCTGTCtttattttccttttctacTTATCACCGCTCAACATGATCTCCAAAATTGCTGCCACTAACCCTTCAGGCAACATGCATCGCCTGCTTGGAGGCATCCTGATCGGGCGCAATATCCCGGCGACAACCGACGGAGAAACGAATAACACTACTTCCTTGACTGAAGCGTGGGGTTTACGGTCGGGCGTGTATACTCCACGCCAGCTGGTAGAAAGTTTTTCACCTTTACTGGACGTCGTAGTCCACCGACTTGGAAGCGATCCACCAAATTCAAAGCCTGCTCGTGTTCGGCTTCTAGATAATCTCGCTGCCAATTTGGCTACCGATACGCGCGAAGCCACCCTTCGCCTCGCGGAGCCCCTCGACGTTTCGCGACAAGAAATGAAGGACCAGGCAGCACGAATCGGCAAGTCACTGGTTCAGTGGGCTCGCGAGTCTCACACCAAATCATTTGACCCGAGCATGCATCTCCGCAGTCCTTGTGAGGGCCACTTGCTCATTCCGTCCAACGTGGACTTGATGTTCGGTGACCGAAGCCAACCGCACTTGATGCAGTTGTTTAACGAGTACATGCACCAGATGGTCCTACTTCGCGATGCGCTTCTCCCATTTCAGAATTACCAGGATGTCCTCATACCTATCGATGGCGAAGCTGCGAGAGGTATTCGCCATTTGGAGTCTGCCAGGGCCCAATTTCTTGCCGAGATGCTCACGAAACATACAACCCAGAAGGGGGTCACGTCCTATGCCAAAACGCTTTTGGCACCAAAGCTCTTCTCTACCGCTTCTGTTGGTTATGGTTTTCAGTATGCGCATGGTGCTGTTCTGCCAGCGTTCCTAGCTGGTGGTTCAACCTCGCTGCATTTGCTGCACTATATTCCGGCAATAATTGAGCCCAGCACAACAGACATCCTATTCGACTATCAGTTTGACGATTACTATTCTGCACCTCGGCTTGAGATACCCGCGGGTATGCCGGTTAACGCATCTGCTCTTAGCTTCCCGGGAGAAGAGCCATCTCCGGTCCAAGACGTCTCAGTGGGTCTAATTCCTTTTTCGGAGAAGGGGAGTCAGCTTGAACTACGGATCGAGTTTAAATGCGGGTATTGCGCCGCTATTGACCTAGGGCAAATTGCTCGTGGGCATCGGTACTCATACTTTGCACGGCAATCCACTTCTTTCCCAGAAAACAACGAAACCTTAAATGGTGCTACGGCTGAGGCTCAAAAGACTCCTGCATCTGTCATTGTTCACCACTCCACTACCATCCTCAAGACACCCAACACAGGTCTCCTGAGTGCCAAAGCAGGTGGTGTCCATGTGATTCCTGCCGTTGATCCTATTGTCGCTCTGGCTATCTTGGGGAAGCTGTATCCTGAGAATGTGGTCTTGCTGCCTCGAAATGAGGTGCTAGGTCAGACCGAAAATGCTGGTAAAGGGTTTGAGCCCAAGTTTGTGATTTGGGGCGGTGTTGAGCGTGGTAGACTGAAGGGTGTTTTTTGAGAAGCTCGATTGTTTGGAAGTCGATTTGTGATAAGGTATATGTGTTTCAATTAATACCAATTATCATAATTGCTGAATTTCAGGCTTTCTTGAGTCTAGTGGATGCCCTGATTTCGCTGACAGCTAAATGAATTAGGGTTCCGGAGTTGGCTGGTCGTTCACCGGAGTTCCATACACAACTTATCTTAAGAACTCTGTGGGGCCTAGAATATTCCACTTCCTGATGAACCGACATAATGTAAATCAAGGATTGGTGTTACTCTTTCTACTGTCCTGAATGAACGAGCCGGTACGTAGCTGTGGTCGTGTGGATCGGTACAATCCGGTGGGTCCCGATCCACCGGCCCGAGTGCAAGAAAAAGTTTTCACGGCATCCACAAATGGACTCATACCCAAAGGAAGGGCAAAAAATGACCGACGCAGGGGTCGAACCTGCAATCTCTTGATTCGTAGTCAAGCGCCTTGCCATTGGGCCAGCCGGCCAACGTTGAAGTCTTATATTCAGATGGTGATTTGCATTGTAGAACGAATGGGGTATAAGTGAATACACATGAGCCTCTGCTCAGACCGCTAGATAGCATatgaaaagaaaacgaaCGAAATGCTGAGCAACCATGCATAACCATGCCAAAGAACGCCGAAGGATGATTTGATAACCATCATGCTATGACCGACCGAGACACCTCTCATACCCCTTCCGAGTCAGTCTCATAAATATCAGGCATCCTCACTCGCTTCTTCTCAACGAAAAGTCCATTATCAATGGATGGGACGCGAGAGTGCCGCCGGCGGTGTCGGCGAGCCCGATGCCTGCGGCGAGCGGACAGAGACATCCCAATCATTCCAATGACAAACCCACCCGCGTAAGCCAGCGTacccgccatggcgccgaGAGCAATGGGCAGCACGAATGCGCGCCAGGTCCGGGAATGTTGTGGAAAATCCGATCCAGTATGGGAGGGAGAAGCGCGAAATGGTGAGTATGTACCGTCGCCTTGGAACGACTTGGTGGCTGCATCGGGCGCAGACATCGCATCTAGGGAGCTCGCGGTTCCTGATGGCGGAGCATCATCTTGAGAGGAAGACTGCACGCTGCTCAACAAGGAGTCTACTTTGGAGCTCCACCAGTTCATCTGCCACGGCCGCGGCTTTGACACTGGGCGAGTATCGTGGATTGCGCTACCGGGCCCAATCCCGACACTCTTGATGACATTGTCTCCATCGCTAGACCTGAGAaggtccaccaccaccgcatTCGTCGTAACTGGCTTGCCGTGCAGGTCGAGCAGTTCTACGCGGAGACGCATCAAGCCTGCGGCCATGCCCGAACCTTCTGTCGACAGCGGGCGCACATCCAAAGAATATGAAAGGATACTGTCATCGTCTTGAAGGACTTCGTTGGAGTCGCGATATTGCGACGCGTGTAATCGCATAGACGCTGATGGAGGAAAAATCGGATCGTCGTTGGCGCAAACGATGCCATTTTGAACGGACCAGGTGATTGACTATGAGGCGTTGATTAAATTTTGAGCTGCCAAGAAAAAAACGATTATTGTGCCTACCAAATAGGACTCGGCGGCACTTTTCAGGGAAGCGTCGTCGTAGGAGGAGTGAGGGAGGTACGGGAGCAGTAATTCATGAGCGCGGGAGTCGGCATTGGATAGAGATGCGACTGCGACTCTGCTCAGGCACAGAGTGAACCACCAAGCCGCCCGCATCGTGTTcaggagaaaaaaaaagagcgagagagaaTTGAACGGGGAATAGAGTTCCAATACGAAACCGGGGGGATATGATGTGTTCTTAAACGAGCCCACGAAGTCAGGCGCGGATGGCCTGATCTGCCAAGCCCAGGGCTATGCGACGTGAAATGGACCCGGAGTGTACTAGGTCGTGGCAAAAATAGAGCGAGCATCCTGATTAGTTCACTATTTGTGAGCAGCTAGGCCGAATCGCTGGTGCCTATTGTGCGGCTCTGTGGAGACGAGGCTGTGGCGGAGAGCAACGGAGAGCAAATGGGGGCCAGGAATCGTTGCTCGCCCTGAAACCCGTTTGAGACCCTTTCCATGATTCTGGCCGGGAGGTAGCATTGGCAGCGGCAAATCCGCGATCCGAGGCCCCGAGGATAGACGGATCCCCGACTCACCGATCAACAAACAGAAGGATCCCCCGATCGGTCGGCTTACTAGCCTCCCTCATGCATCATCCCTCTGCGATGTGACCTGGCTCCTAAAGCTGGTTGGTGGACAATTGAGGAGAAAGCTCTTCACCGATATTTGATGAGTAAGGTACAATTCAGTTCGAGGGGGAACAACTCATTGAGTCTGTACAGCGCATAGCTTTAAGAGGCACTAGATCACCGCCGTAGCTACGTACCCCAAAAATATATCTCATCGTCCTTTGCCAGCCCAGTAATTACACGGATCATACCGACGCAAAACATTATTGAGTCACGATGGTTCATAGTAAGGTGCCGTCTGCCAGAAGCGACACCGCGGATTGTTCGTGGGGTCGCGCATGGGAGAAATAGATTGGCTCGCGATATTCATCAACTGCCCACGGTGGCCGTGTCGGGGGAACGTCGGAGCAAGACAGGAAACAGGCACGCCAGACTGTACAAAGCTAGTGAACCAGTCCTGCATCACCATTGCCACGGTGACGTTGGCGACAGTCGAGTCGGACGCGCCAGCCCCGTCGCTGTAGAAGGTGTAGGCGACATCCTGTCCATGCAGTGCCGGGGGAATGCTGAACTCGTAGGCAAATGTCTGGTTGTGGAAAGCCCGGTTGATGTAGTCCGTGTTGCAGATGAAGATCAACTCCGAGACAAGAAAAGCATCGCGCTGAATGCTGTTTGTATAGCCGTAGGTGCCGTCGTAAATCGGAGGGTACAGCACCTGCGTGACGTACTTGGTCACATTAGGCCGCACATACTCAAATTCTTGCTTTAGTTGGCTCGCAAGATAGCTGCTGTTGCGACTGGCTGGCGAGGTAAAAAGGAGCCCTTCGTCGGCATTGTGTCCGACCATGACATTGAGATTGTGATCAAAATTGCCCTCCAGCAGAAGCTGTCCGGGTAGTGCCGGAACAAAAGTGCCGTCGACGACGGGTCCATATGTGAATGCGCCATAAGAGGACTTGGTGCCCACTTGATATGCGTTGGCAGCGATCAATTTCTTCGACGGCAGGCGGCGCGCCTCCTCCACACTAGTGACATTCAGGATAGTCAGAAATTGCTGCAGTGTCTGTTCCTGCTGCTTTTCTGCGGGCATTGGGACCCAGCCGGGACTTTGAACAATTGCTTGTTGGAACGGCGATGGTCCTGCGTTGCCACCGTAGGCCGTGATCTGATGCATAACTGACCCTCCGCCGGCAGACTCTCCCATGATGGTGACTCGTCGGGAGTCTCCGCCAAAGAGATGGATATTTTTATACACCCAGTCTAGCGCGAACCGCTGGTCATGGAGCGCGGCATTTGCTGTCCCATTCGCCTTGAGACTTTTCCCAGAGAGCCACCCAAACGCGCCCAGCTGGCAATGGATGACAAGTTAGATATCCTGGTGCACAATACTTGCTGTCAGACTTACCCGATAGTTCATTGCAACGAAGACAATGCCATCACCGGAGACTGTACTGCGGTGGACCAACCCGGAAGCGTCCGAACTGCTTTTGTCTCCCATAGTATAGCCTCCGCCATAGATCCACACCAGCACCGGAGCTAGTTTATCATTGGGAATATAGGATTTATTCTGGGCACGATCAAAGATTTTTTTCGGGACAACCACATCCAAGAACAAGCAGTCCTCGGTGGTCCGAGGATCCAGCTTGGCGGGCGTATACGGGTAGGAAGAGATGTTGGTTGACTGGTTAAAGGTGGTGTTGTAGAGGATACTTAGAAGAAATGGCTCCTCGATATCT
Encoded here:
- a CDS encoding uncharacterized protein (ID:PFLUO_008553-T1.cds;~source:funannotate), producing the protein MHRLLGGILIGRNIPATTDGETNNTTSLTEAWGLRSGVYTPRQLVESFSPLLDVVVHRLGSDPPNSKPARVRLLDNLAANLATDTREATLRLAEPLDVSRQEMKDQAARIGKSLVQWARESHTKSFDPSMHLRSPCEGHLLIPSNVDLMFGDRSQPHLMQLFNEYMHQMVLLRDALLPFQNYQDVLIPIDGEAARGIRHLESARAQFLAEMLTKHTTQKGVTSYAKTLLAPKLFSTASVGYGFQYAHGAVLPAFLAGGSTSLHLLHYIPAIIEPSTTDILFDYQFDDYYSAPRLEIPAGMPVNASALSFPGEEPSPVQDVSVGLIPFSEKGSQLELRIEFKCGYCAAIDLGQIARGHRYSYFARQSTSFPENNETLNGATAEAQKTPASVIVHHSTTILKTPNTGLLSAKAGGVHVIPAVDPIVALAILGKLYPENVVLLPRNEVLGQTENAGKGFEPKFVIWGGVERGRLKGVF
- a CDS encoding uncharacterized protein (ID:PFLUO_008555-T1.cds;~source:funannotate), yielding MRAAWWFTLCLSRVAVASLSNADSRAHELLLPYLPHSSYDDASLKSAAESYLSITWSVQNGIVCANDDPIFPPSASMRLHASQYRDSNEVLQDDDSILSYSLDVRPLSTEGSGMAAGLMRLRVELLDLHGKPVTTNAVVVDLLRSSDGDNVIKSVGIGPGSAIHDTRPVSKPRPWQMNWWSSKVDSLLSSVQSSSQDDAPPSGTASSLDAMSAPDAATKSFQGDGTYSPFRASPSHTGSDFPQHSRTWRAFVLPIALGAMAGTLAYAGGFVIGMIGMSLSARRRHRARRHRRRHSRVPSIDNGLFVEKKRVRMPDIYETDSEGV
- a CDS encoding uncharacterized protein (ID:PFLUO_008556-T1.cds;~source:funannotate), whose translation is MGFLLHFLLLVSVCFASKLPIVDLGYERHQAFSFNSSLGLYNFSNIRYAAPPLGDLRFRAPALPTTNRSQVQNGSVGIVCPSAAPLWEQDIEEPFLLSILYNTTFNQSTNISSYPYTPAKLDPRTTEDCLFLDVVVPKKIFDRAQNKSYIPNDKLAPVLVWIYGGGYTMGDKSSSDASGLVHRSTVSGDGIVFVAMNYRLGAFGWLSGKSLKANGTANAALHDQRFALDWVYKNIHLFGGDSRRVTIMGESAGGGSVMHQITAYGGNAGPSPFQQAIVQSPGWVPMPAEKQQEQTLQQFLTILNVTSVEEARRLPSKKLIAANAYQVGTKSSYGAFTYGPVVDGTFVPALPGQLLLEGNFDHNLNVMVGHNADEGLLFTSPASRNSSYLASQLKQEFEYVRPNVTKYVTQVLYPPIYDGTYGYTNSIQRDAFLVSELIFICNTDYINRAFHNQTFAYEFSIPPALHGQDVAYTFYSDGAGASDSTVANVTVAMVMQDWFTSFVQSGVPVSCLAPTFPRHGHRGQLMNIASQSISPMRDPTNNPRCRFWQTAPYYEPS